DNA sequence from the Halobacterium sp. DL1 genome:
CGGCAGCGTGCTCTTCGGCCCCGACGGCTACCTCTACGTCGGCGTGGGCGACGGCGGTGCCGCGAACGACGCGGGCCTCGGCCACGTCTCGGACTGGTACGAGGACAACGACGGCGGCAACGGACAGGACGTGACGTCGAACCTGCTCGGCAGCGTCCTCCGCATCGACGTCGACGAGACGGGCGACGGGATGCCGTACGCGATTCCAGAGGACAACCCGCTCGTCGGCGAACCGGGGCCCGACGAGCAGTACGCGTGGGGATTCCGGAACCCCTGGCGGATGTCGTTCGCGGGCCAGACGCTGTTCGTCGCGGACGTCGGCCAGAACCGCTACGAGGAGGTGAGCGTCGTCGAGCGCGGCGGCAACTACGGCTGGAACGTCAAGGAGGGGACCCACTGCTTCAGCGCGAACTCCCCGGGTTCGCCCCCCGAGAACTGTCCGTCGGAGACGCCGGACGGCGACCCGCTCCGGAACCCTGTCATCGAGTACTCCCACTCGAGTGGCGACATCGACGGCGTCTCCGTCATCGGCGGCTACCGCTACTCGGGGAGCGCCATCCCGGGGCTCGAGGGACGGTACGTCTTCGGCGACTGGCAGTCCGGCGGCGACGTCTACGTCGCGACGCCCGCCGAGGAGGGGCTCTGGCCGATCGAGCGCGTCTCGCTCGGGCACGCCGGGGAGAACCCGCCGGGCCAGTACCTGCTCGCGTTCGGGCGGGACCAGGACGACGAACTGTACGTCGCGACGACCGGGTCGGCAGCGCCGAGGGGCGAGAGCGGCGCGGTCCACCGACTCGTCCCCACCGAGTAGCGCGGGTGCGGCGCGGTCCGCGAGGCGCTCCGGACGACACTGATTTTCTGATACCTGTTCCACCGTCACCCCTGTCGTCGCGGTGCATTCCACGTACCGTACTTTGCCGGCTAGTTACATACCAGATGATTTCAATTCGCCCCAGTAAGCCCCGCTTACTCCCGATAACGTCAGTCTACTGTGATAGGACGTTAAGTCAGTCAGGTCCAATGGCGGACCATGCACCGCCGCCAGTTCCTGGGCCGGGGCGCCGCAGTAGGCGGTGCTTTACTTGGGCGTAGGTCCGTCCTGTTCGCCCAGCGGAACCTGGGTCTGGGCGGGGAGACGGCCCGCTCGGGCGGTAGCCTACCGCCGCGTGACGAGGACATCTCCGGTGAGGTGACTCGCGTCGCGGGCACGGACGTGGCGGTGGAGGTTACCTGCCACGAACCGCGGTCCGGGTTCGAGGTCGTCGTAGTCCGCCGGGAGTATCCGACCGGAGCAGTTCTGGGCCGCGGGGTCAGCGAGGGGCTGCAAGCGCCGGTGGGCGGTCGGTCGGCGACGGTCGACGTCGCGGTCCCGCGCGAAAACCGCGACCCTGGAGCCTGGTTCTACGAGGTGTACGTCAGGCCCGCTGGAGAGGACGAGGTCGCGGCCTACCTCTGCGAGTCCGCGCCGTTCCAGTGGGCGGACGCGACCGGAAGCGAGGTCGTCCCTGCGGACCGGGTGACTGACGCGCACCCTGCTGTCCGGGGGACGCGGTTCGAGCGTCGGCTCTCGGGCAACGACTACGCGCTGACGTACCGGTGGCAGAACGAGGACGGCGACGTCTGGGCCGTGGATTACCGGCTCCGTCGGTCCACCCACGAGGCCGCGGTTGCCGCCGAGCGCGGCTACACGACCACCTACGAGGGGTCGCTGTCGAGTCCGGTCGCGAGGGATTTCGCCGCGACGCTGGCGCAGGACGCACGGTGTATCTCCAGGGAGGCGAGCGGCGAGGACGAAGAGGACGAGTTCTCGTTGGCCGACCTCGACGCGGGGAAACGCTTCGACGTGGTCGTGCGGTTCGTGCAGGGGCTTCGCTACGCACGGGACGCCGAGTCGCTGGACACGTACGACTACCACCGCACCGTCGAGGAGACGCTCGTGGCGGGCGTCGGCGACTGCAAGGACTTGACCTACCTGCTGGCCGGACTGCTGTCGGCGGCGTTCGACTGCGAGACCGCGCTGCTGTTCCAGGCGGGCCACCTGATTCTCGGCGTCGAATCCGACGACGTGCCGTCGGTACCCTACAGCGTGGACACGCTCGCTCTGGGTGGCCGCGAGTTCCTCGTCGTGGACCCGTCGCTGCGCGGCCCCATCGACTTCTACCCAGACGACCCGTTCGTCGCGGCCTACGGCGACGGCGAGTGGTTCTACACCGACCCAACCGCGATGGGAGCGGGAGTGGACGACGTGATCCGCGACTGGCTGGAGAAGACGGACGTGACGCCACACGTATTCTGAGTCCACCGTGGCGCTGCCCATCGCTCGCCGTTCTCTACGTAGCGAGCGAGAACGACGCCGAGAGCAGCGTCAACAGCGTCGACATGGCGATTTCTTCGGTGGTCGAGAACTCCGCATTTCACTGCTCGTCTAAATAATCGTTTCGTTTTCGTAATCATCGCGTCCCGACGGTCCGTTACAGCGTCTCTTCGCCGTCGATAATCCGCATGGCGCGCTCCGCGAGGTCCGGGACGCGGTGTTCCATCACCGGGTAGAGCGGGTCGTCGCTGTTCCCCTCGAGGTGCCGGCGGAAGAACATCTCGCCCAGTCCCGCGAGCTTGTACACCGCCAGCGTTCGGTAGAACCGGTCGTGCTCGAGATTCACGCCCGTCCGCTGCTCGTAGCGGTCGACGAGTTCGGCGCGGGTCGCGTAGCCGGGGCGCTCGGTGATCGTCGTTTGGAGTTCGGGGACCGAAGGCTCGGGGTCGCCGTCGTCCCGCCAGAACGCAAGCAACCACCCGAGGTCCGTCAGCGGGTCGCCGAGGGTCGCCAGCTCCCAGTCGAGGACACCGACGACCGCTGGCGGCGTGCCCGGGGCGTACATCACGTTGTCGAGCTTGTAGTCGCCGTGGACGAGCGCGGCGTCCGTCTGCTCTGGGACGTTCGCCGAGAGCCAGTCGCCGACCGTCTCCAGGCGGGGAATCTCGCGGACCTCCCCGGTGACCTCGAAGGCCCAGTCGAGCTGTTTCGTCCACCGCTCGACCTGGCGCTCCGTGAACCCGTCCGGGTGACCGAAGTCGCCGAGACCGACCGCCTCGTGGTCCACCTCGTGGATGGCCGCGAGCGTGTCCACGAGTTCCTCGCCGAGCGTCCGGCGGTGGTCCGCCGTGCCGAACCGTTCGGGTTCCGTCTCCCGGATGACGTCGCCCGCCATTCGCGTCGTGAGGTAGAAGTCGCTCCCGATGATGGAGTGGTCGTCGGAGGCCAGCACCGTCTCCGGGAGAGGGACGTCCGTCGACTGGAGCGCTGACAGCACCTCGTACTCCCGGAGGACGTCGTGTGCTTTCTCCGCCGTCTCTCCGGGCGGAGGTCGGCGCAGCACCAGGTCGCGGTCACCCCACGTCAGGAACAGCGTCTCGTTGGAGTGGCCGGCCTGGTGAACCTCGATGTCGAACGTCTCGGTCTCCCCGAGGTTCGCCCGCAGGTACGCCTCGAGCGCGTCCTCGTCGACGAGTCGGTCGAAGTACGTGTCGTCCGAATCACCAGTGGTCATAGTAGAGGGACGAGCACGGCGGCCAGACCGCCGCGCGTTCACTGTTCGTACGTGCGACGGGTTCCCACGAATAAGTTCCGGTCACCCCAGTCGGCGTCCGGAACAACACTTAGGCCGGTCCGCTCGGAACGGGACGTATGGAGTACGGTGACTCGGACCAGGCGAAGGAGGTAGCCGAACGGACCCGGAAGTTCGTGGACGAGGTCGTCGTCCCGGTCGAGCGGGAGCTGCTCGGGGGCGAGCCGGCCACGGAGACTCAGGTCGCGGCGCTCCGCGAGGAGGCCAGGGAGTGGGACGTCTACGCCCCACAGCTCTCGACCGAGTACGGCGGCATGGGACTGGACTTCCGGGACATGCTCCCCGTCTTCGAGCAGGCCGGCCGGAGTCTCGTCGCGATGGACGCGATGCGGGTCGCGGCGCCCGACGAGGGCAACATGCACCTCCTCGAACTCGTCGGAACCGACGAACAGAAAGACCGGTGGCTGGAACCGCTCGCGGCGGGCGACATCCGGTCGGGGTTCTGCATGACGGAGCCGCTGGACGGTGCGGGCTCCGACCCGAAGATGATCCGGACGACCGCCCGGAAGGACGGCGACGAGTGGGTCATCGACGGCCACAAGTGGTGGACGACGCAGGGCACCGAGGCCGACGTCCTCATCGTGTTCGCCCGGTCCGACCCAGACGCCCACCCCTACGAG
Encoded proteins:
- a CDS encoding glucose/sorbosone dehydrogenase → MTDRRLSRRAVLEAGAALGLAGVLSGCLGETGGNAAQPTTTADTATGDGTTSDTGLPESVGTEFVAGGFAAPIDVEFGPGDSGRTFVADQVGVAYVVASGGVRDEPFLDVRDRMVELSGYEERGLLGLALHPDFQSNGRVFVRYSAPRTSETPDGYDHTFVLSEFQAGEDLTVDPATERRLLEIPQPQSNHNAGSVLFGPDGYLYVGVGDGGAANDAGLGHVSDWYEDNDGGNGQDVTSNLLGSVLRIDVDETGDGMPYAIPEDNPLVGEPGPDEQYAWGFRNPWRMSFAGQTLFVADVGQNRYEEVSVVERGGNYGWNVKEGTHCFSANSPGSPPENCPSETPDGDPLRNPVIEYSHSSGDIDGVSVIGGYRYSGSAIPGLEGRYVFGDWQSGGDVYVATPAEEGLWPIERVSLGHAGENPPGQYLLAFGRDQDDELYVATTGSAAPRGESGAVHRLVPTE
- a CDS encoding aminoglycoside phosphotransferase, producing the protein MTTGDSDDTYFDRLVDEDALEAYLRANLGETETFDIEVHQAGHSNETLFLTWGDRDLVLRRPPPGETAEKAHDVLREYEVLSALQSTDVPLPETVLASDDHSIIGSDFYLTTRMAGDVIRETEPERFGTADHRRTLGEELVDTLAAIHEVDHEAVGLGDFGHPDGFTERQVERWTKQLDWAFEVTGEVREIPRLETVGDWLSANVPEQTDAALVHGDYKLDNVMYAPGTPPAVVGVLDWELATLGDPLTDLGWLLAFWRDDGDPEPSVPELQTTITERPGYATRAELVDRYEQRTGVNLEHDRFYRTLAVYKLAGLGEMFFRRHLEGNSDDPLYPVMEHRVPDLAERAMRIIDGEETL